A DNA window from Deltaproteobacteria bacterium contains the following coding sequences:
- a CDS encoding type II toxin-antitoxin system RelE/ParE family toxin has protein sequence MVEKNRVLFLRPQAQADLDAIRKYSSKNFYEIIDKIEYLKEFPEMGPAMDRAYQGFRQVLCREYRIIYETISDERIEIAYIRHCSRQTGLRLII, from the coding sequence ATGGTCGAAAAAAATAGGGTTTTATTTTTACGTCCCCAAGCTCAAGCAGATCTCGATGCCATTCGAAAATATTCTTCCAAAAATTTTTATGAAATCATTGATAAGATCGAATATTTGAAAGAATTTCCTGAAATGGGCCCCGCGATGGATAGGGCCTATCAAGGGTTTCGCCAGGTTTTGTGTAGGGAATATCGTATTATTTACGAAACTATCTCCGATGAACGAATTGAAATTGCCTATATCCGCCATTGTTCAAGACAAACAGGATTAAGACTTATCATTTAA
- a CDS encoding type II toxin-antitoxin system Phd/YefM family antitoxin produces MEKIIPISDLQSQAKKFVEQVNKTREPVIITQRGRAAALLVDLESYEGHMATLDEMSYPDWEKRLAKAKRERGKGVKLEDFKKGKRSYGRKK; encoded by the coding sequence ATGGAAAAAATTATCCCCATTTCAGATTTGCAAAGCCAGGCGAAAAAGTTTGTTGAACAAGTCAACAAAACTCGAGAGCCTGTCATTATAACTCAGCGGGGCAGGGCGGCAGCTCTTTTAGTCGATCTAGAATCTTATGAAGGGCACATGGCAACTTTAGATGAAATGTCCTATCCGGATTGGGAAAAGCGTTTGGCCAAAGCTAAAAGGGAAAGAGGCAAGGGAGTGAAGCTAGAAGACTTTAAAAAGGGCAAACGTAGTTATGGTCGAAAAAAATAG